The proteins below are encoded in one region of Micromonospora pisi:
- a CDS encoding cytochrome c oxidase subunit 4 encodes MKSEWRLFGIIAVFLFIATFVYAGWTDGQLGHVDWIGSTALALSTLLLVMLGGFFWFVSRRIELRPEDRPDAEIAEGAGEIGFFSPGSYWPFGLAVAASIAGLGLVFWQWWLILVGMVAVIFSACGLLFEYYTGTRRTAEH; translated from the coding sequence ATGAAGTCTGAGTGGCGCCTCTTCGGCATCATCGCGGTCTTTCTGTTCATCGCCACCTTTGTCTACGCGGGTTGGACCGATGGCCAGTTGGGCCACGTCGACTGGATCGGCAGCACCGCGCTGGCACTGTCCACCCTGCTGCTGGTGATGCTGGGCGGGTTCTTCTGGTTCGTGTCCCGCCGGATCGAGCTCCGTCCCGAGGACCGGCCGGACGCGGAGATCGCCGAGGGCGCGGGCGAGATCGGTTTCTTCAGCCCCGGCAGCTACTGGCCGTTCGGCCTCGCCGTCGCGGCCAGCATCGCCGGCCTCGGCCTGGTGTTCTGGCAGTGGTGGCTGATCCTGGTCGGCATGGTCGCGGTGATCTTCTCCGCCTGCGGCCTGCTCTTCGAGTACTACACCGGCACCCGGCGCACCGCCGAGCACTGA
- the coxB gene encoding cytochrome c oxidase subunit II, translated as MVARGSDVRPTAGRRSQRRNAVRLAGLGVGGAALLTLLTGCDVGKTFHGFGWPQGGITPQSHRMYDLWIASTIAALAVGVFVWGLIFWCIIRYRKRGDSLPVQTRFNMPMEFLYTIAPVLIVAVLFYYTAIVQTDVDRTSKNPDVTVEVVAFKWNWQFNYRDAIGPDANTVASTLGTTEVIPVLVLPTGRSIRFEETSKDVIHSFWVPELLFKRDVFPGNVRNVFEVDRLTTEGAYVGRCAELCGTYHSMMNFELRVVSPAEYDQFLAAKKAGQSTQDALTAIGENPLATTTEPFQTRRNENNFNKTSAAGVGS; from the coding sequence GTGGTCGCAAGGGGTTCAGATGTACGGCCCACGGCCGGAAGGCGCAGCCAACGGCGTAATGCCGTCCGGCTCGCCGGGCTCGGTGTCGGTGGCGCGGCGCTGCTGACCCTGCTCACCGGTTGTGACGTCGGCAAGACGTTTCACGGCTTCGGTTGGCCGCAGGGCGGAATTACTCCGCAGTCGCACCGGATGTACGACCTCTGGATCGCCTCGACGATCGCCGCACTCGCGGTCGGCGTCTTCGTCTGGGGCCTGATCTTCTGGTGCATCATCCGTTACCGCAAGCGCGGTGACTCCCTGCCGGTGCAGACCCGGTTCAACATGCCGATGGAGTTCCTTTACACCATCGCGCCGGTGCTGATCGTGGCGGTGCTCTTCTACTACACCGCGATCGTGCAGACCGATGTCGACCGGACCTCGAAGAACCCGGACGTGACCGTCGAGGTCGTCGCGTTCAAGTGGAACTGGCAGTTCAACTACCGCGACGCTATCGGCCCGGACGCCAACACCGTCGCCTCCACGCTCGGCACCACCGAGGTGATTCCGGTGCTGGTGCTGCCGACCGGCCGGAGCATCCGGTTCGAGGAGACCAGCAAGGACGTCATCCACTCGTTCTGGGTGCCGGAGCTGCTGTTCAAGCGGGACGTCTTCCCGGGCAACGTACGCAACGTCTTCGAGGTCGACCGGTTGACCACCGAGGGCGCGTACGTGGGCCGTTGCGCCGAACTCTGCGGCACCTACCACTCGATGATGAACTTCGAGCTGCGGGTGGTCTCGCCGGCCGAGTACGACCAGTTCCTCGCGGCGAAGAAGGCCGGCCAGTCGACCCAGGACGCGCTCACCGCGATCGGTGAGAACCCGCTCGCCACGACGACCGAGCCGTTCCAGACCCGGCGTAACGAGAACAACTTCAACAAGACCAGCGCCGCCGGCGTGGGAAGCTGA
- a CDS encoding cysteine desulfurase family protein, producing the protein MNAAPSPESATPVYFDTATAAPLHPVARQALLAALTDGWADPAKLYTQARRARQLLDAARAATAEILGVRPDELSFTASGTTAAHAAVLGGLAGRRRAGATLVHSAIEHSAVLHAAQRHVAAGGEAVSVPVDTLGRIDPAAWSAAVTAPGVALAALITASHEVGTIQPVTVAAEACAGAGVPLYVDAAQSVGRVPVPAGWSVLSASAHKWGGPPGVGILVVRKGTRWLSPYPADEREAGRTPGVANLPAIVAAAAALRAASADAATEAARLAPLVDRIRATVAATVPDVEVVGDPADRLPHLVTFSCLYVDGEALLHALDRRGFAVSSGSSCTSSTLEPSHVLAAMGVLSHGNVRISLHRESSAAEVDRFLAELPTVVADLRAEAGVVGL; encoded by the coding sequence GTGAATGCCGCACCATCACCGGAGAGCGCCACGCCGGTCTACTTCGACACCGCCACTGCCGCACCGCTGCATCCGGTGGCCCGTCAGGCCCTGCTCGCCGCCCTTACCGACGGCTGGGCCGACCCGGCCAAGCTCTACACACAGGCCCGCCGGGCACGCCAGCTCCTCGACGCGGCGCGGGCCGCGACCGCCGAGATCCTGGGGGTACGTCCGGACGAGCTCTCCTTCACCGCCAGCGGTACGACCGCCGCGCACGCCGCCGTGCTCGGCGGGTTGGCCGGACGTCGCCGCGCCGGGGCCACGCTGGTGCACTCGGCGATCGAACACTCCGCCGTGCTGCACGCGGCGCAGCGGCACGTGGCCGCCGGTGGCGAGGCAGTCTCCGTACCGGTGGACACGCTCGGTCGGATCGACCCGGCGGCCTGGTCGGCGGCGGTGACCGCCCCCGGGGTGGCGCTCGCCGCACTGATCACCGCCAGTCACGAGGTCGGCACGATCCAGCCGGTGACGGTGGCGGCCGAGGCCTGCGCCGGCGCCGGGGTGCCGCTCTACGTGGACGCCGCCCAGTCGGTCGGCCGGGTGCCGGTGCCGGCGGGCTGGTCGGTGCTGTCGGCGAGCGCACACAAGTGGGGCGGGCCGCCGGGGGTGGGGATCCTGGTGGTCCGCAAGGGCACCCGCTGGCTGTCGCCCTATCCGGCGGACGAGCGGGAGGCGGGGCGTACGCCGGGGGTGGCGAACCTGCCGGCGATCGTGGCCGCCGCCGCCGCGCTGCGGGCGGCGAGCGCCGACGCCGCCACCGAGGCGGCCCGGCTCGCGCCACTGGTGGACCGGATCCGGGCGACCGTCGCCGCGACCGTGCCGGACGTCGAGGTGGTGGGCGACCCGGCCGACCGCCTGCCGCACCTGGTCACCTTCTCCTGCCTGTACGTCGACGGCGAGGCGCTGCTGCACGCGCTGGACCGGCGCGGGTTCGCGGTCTCCTCCGGTTCCTCCTGCACCTCCTCGACACTCGAACCGTCGCACGTGCTGGCCGCGATGGGAGTGTTGTCACACGGCAACGTACGGATCTCGTTGCACCGGGAGAGCAGCGCCGCCGAGGTGGACCGTTTCCTGGCCGAGTTGCCGACGGTCGTCGCCGACCTGCGGGCCGAGGCCGGGGTGGTCGGGCTGTGA
- a CDS encoding sulfurtransferase TusA family protein, protein MSDSPEIPVESPEVLDCRGQRCPLPVIAAARHMPELPVGAVLRVLADDPAAAIDFPAWCRMRGQEFVSATTVDGSPAYDLRRLH, encoded by the coding sequence GTGAGCGACTCGCCCGAGATCCCGGTCGAGTCGCCGGAGGTGCTCGACTGCCGGGGCCAGCGCTGCCCGCTGCCGGTGATCGCGGCGGCCCGTCACATGCCCGAGCTGCCGGTCGGCGCGGTGCTGCGGGTGCTCGCCGACGATCCCGCCGCCGCGATCGACTTTCCGGCGTGGTGCCGGATGCGCGGCCAGGAGTTCGTGTCGGCGACGACAGTCGACGGCTCCCCCGCCTACGACCTGCGCCGCCTCCACTAA
- a CDS encoding nuclear transport factor 2 family protein yields MATDEEQIRGLIERWAEAVHKGDLDGVLADHAEDIVMYDVPPPYEGARGLDAYRETWPPFFRWQAQGASFEIESLDITAGTDVAFAYALLRCGTEGDFAAHPDNRLRLTLGLRKEGGRWLVTHEHHSFPLTDPPGAAQDVDGEGEVRRVHERWFDRTAAKDLDGLMAVIADDVVSYEHVPPLQYLGVEAVREVCERGLDAGDGAAVSWDVPDLKILVRDDLAVAWGLNRIRVTQPAGQTFETWSRGTRVFERREGAWLMTHQHLSVPSEPAGESGSDPRP; encoded by the coding sequence ATGGCGACCGACGAAGAGCAGATCCGTGGCCTGATCGAACGCTGGGCCGAGGCGGTACACAAGGGTGACCTGGACGGGGTCCTCGCCGACCACGCCGAGGACATCGTCATGTACGACGTGCCGCCGCCGTACGAAGGGGCACGCGGTCTCGACGCGTACCGGGAGACGTGGCCGCCGTTCTTCCGGTGGCAGGCACAGGGCGCCTCGTTCGAGATCGAGTCGCTCGACATCACCGCCGGCACCGACGTGGCCTTCGCGTACGCCCTGCTGCGCTGCGGCACCGAGGGCGACTTCGCCGCGCACCCCGACAACCGGCTACGGCTGACGCTGGGCCTGCGCAAGGAGGGCGGCCGTTGGCTGGTCACCCACGAACACCACTCGTTCCCGCTCACCGACCCGCCCGGCGCCGCGCAGGACGTCGACGGCGAGGGGGAGGTGCGCCGGGTGCACGAGCGGTGGTTCGACCGGACCGCCGCGAAGGACCTGGACGGCCTGATGGCTGTGATCGCCGACGACGTCGTCTCGTACGAGCATGTGCCGCCGCTCCAGTACCTCGGGGTCGAGGCGGTACGGGAGGTCTGCGAGCGCGGTCTCGACGCGGGTGACGGGGCGGCCGTGAGCTGGGACGTACCCGACCTGAAGATTCTGGTACGCGACGACCTCGCCGTCGCGTGGGGACTCAACCGGATCCGGGTCACGCAGCCCGCCGGCCAGACCTTCGAGACCTGGTCCCGGGGAACCCGGGTGTTCGAGCGGCGCGAGGGTGCGTGGCTGATGACCCACCAGCACCTGTCGGTGCCGTCGGAGCCGGCCGGCGAGTCGGGAAGCGATCCGCGCCCCTGA
- a CDS encoding carbohydrate kinase family protein, with protein sequence MKIAVTGSIATDHLMHFPGRFADQLIADQLHKVSLSFLVDDLVLRRGGVAANISFGMAQLGLKPILLGAVGADFADYRSWLERHGVDCESVHVSEIAHTARFVCTTDLDMCQIASFYAGAMSEARNIELAPVADRIGGLDLVLVSANDPEAMIRHSEECRERGYAFAADPSQQLARMEGADVVSLIDGAEYLMTNDYEKSLLQSKAGLTDAQLLERVKIRVTTLGKDGVEIAGRDFATFRVPIAREIEASDPTGVGDGFRAGFFAALSWGLGLERAAQVGSLLATLVLETVGTQEYEVRRDLFVKRLAESYGDQAAEDVQPHLN encoded by the coding sequence ATGAAGATCGCCGTTACCGGCTCGATCGCCACTGATCACCTGATGCACTTCCCCGGTCGATTCGCCGACCAGCTCATCGCCGACCAGTTGCACAAGGTGTCACTCTCCTTCCTCGTCGACGATCTCGTGCTCCGGCGCGGCGGCGTGGCGGCCAACATCTCCTTCGGCATGGCCCAGCTCGGCCTGAAGCCGATCCTGCTCGGGGCGGTCGGCGCCGACTTCGCCGACTACCGCTCCTGGCTGGAGCGGCACGGTGTCGACTGCGAGTCGGTGCACGTCAGCGAGATCGCACACACCGCGCGTTTTGTCTGCACCACCGACCTCGACATGTGCCAGATCGCCTCGTTCTACGCCGGGGCGATGAGCGAGGCCCGCAACATCGAGCTGGCCCCGGTCGCCGACCGGATCGGCGGCCTCGACCTGGTCCTGGTCAGCGCGAACGACCCGGAGGCGATGATCCGCCACTCGGAGGAGTGCCGGGAGCGGGGCTACGCCTTCGCCGCCGACCCGTCCCAGCAACTCGCCCGGATGGAGGGCGCCGACGTGGTCTCCCTGATCGACGGCGCCGAGTACCTGATGACCAACGACTACGAGAAGTCGCTGCTGCAGAGCAAGGCCGGGCTCACCGACGCCCAGCTGCTGGAGCGGGTCAAGATCCGGGTCACCACGCTGGGCAAGGACGGCGTGGAGATCGCCGGCCGCGACTTCGCCACGTTCCGGGTGCCGATCGCCCGCGAGATCGAGGCGTCCGACCCGACCGGTGTCGGTGACGGCTTCCGGGCCGGCTTCTTCGCCGCGCTCTCCTGGGGACTCGGCCTGGAGCGGGCCGCCCAGGTCGGCTCGCTGCTCGCCACCCTGGTGCTGGAAACCGTCGGAACCCAGGAGTACGAGGTGCGCCGCGACCTCTTCGTGAAGCGCCTGGCCGAGTCGTACGGGGACCAGGCCGCCGAGGACGTGCAGCCGCACCTGAACTGA
- the erpA gene encoding iron-sulfur cluster insertion protein ErpA → MTTPVQTESTESTEAKAPSTIVLTDIAAQKVKALIEQEGRDDLRLRVAVQPGGCSGLRYQLFFDERSLDGDVVNDFDGVEVVVDRMSAPYLAGAKIDFADRIDAQGFTIDNPNAQNSCACGDSFH, encoded by the coding sequence GTGACCACGCCAGTGCAGACTGAGTCGACTGAGTCGACCGAGGCAAAGGCCCCAAGCACCATCGTCCTCACCGACATCGCGGCGCAGAAGGTCAAGGCCCTGATCGAGCAGGAAGGCCGCGACGACCTGCGGCTGCGGGTCGCCGTACAGCCTGGTGGCTGCTCCGGCCTGCGGTACCAGCTCTTCTTCGACGAGCGTTCGCTCGACGGTGACGTCGTCAACGACTTCGACGGGGTCGAGGTTGTCGTCGACCGGATGAGCGCCCCGTACCTCGCCGGCGCGAAGATCGACTTCGCGGACCGGATCGACGCCCAGGGCTTCACCATCGACAACCCGAACGCGCAGAACTCCTGCGCCTGCGGCGACTCGTTCCACTAG
- a CDS encoding MarR family winged helix-turn-helix transcriptional regulator yields the protein MSEDDLLVTEWRQLASRYAAASCALERELQDRHGLGVSEFEVIDRLATSEAAKLRMQELAELVHLSQSALSRAVARLERDGLVCRALCEQDRRGVFVTLTDAGRQRQEEARPTRRAVLETSLGSAPVPAAG from the coding sequence GTGTCCGAGGACGACCTGCTAGTCACCGAATGGCGCCAGCTCGCCAGCCGGTACGCGGCGGCCTCGTGCGCGCTCGAACGCGAGCTACAGGACCGACACGGGCTCGGCGTGAGCGAGTTCGAGGTGATAGACCGGCTCGCCACGAGCGAGGCGGCCAAACTGCGCATGCAGGAACTGGCCGAACTGGTACATCTAAGTCAGAGTGCGTTGAGTCGGGCGGTGGCCCGGCTGGAACGGGACGGGCTGGTCTGCCGGGCCCTCTGCGAGCAGGACCGGCGTGGCGTCTTCGTCACGCTCACCGACGCCGGGCGGCAGCGGCAGGAAGAGGCCCGACCCACTCGTCGGGCGGTGCTGGAGACGAGCCTCGGGTCGGCGCCAGTGCCGGCAGCCGGGTGA
- a CDS encoding MFS transporter, translating into MALSTTPDSGPPSRPSPPDTTSGGPRMTPRLYGTLLVLCGALFLDGLDVSMVGVALPSIQTDLGLSNSALQWIVSGYVLGYGGLLLLGGRAADLLGRRRVFLWAIGVFAFASLLGGLVDDPNLLIGTRFIKGVAAAFTAPAGLSIITTTFHEGPARNRALSFYTACGASGFSMGLILGGLLTEAGWRWTFLLPAPIALVILIAGIKLIPRHRTERPSGAGYDLGGAATSTAALLLLVYAVVQAPNVGWASARTLGSFALVAALIAAFVAIERRVAHPLVRLGILRNRTLVRANLGALAVTGSYIGFQFIGTLYVQVVLGWSPLEMALAFLPAGLIVAFGGPRTGALVNRFGTAPVVAGGFVAFLAAYLLFLRIGGEARYFSVILPTMLLLGAGFALAFPTLNIQATSGVADEEQGLASGLVQTAFQIGGAIALAGVTAILASDAPALGHVPDSFYPAIGLVSGIAVFGLVIAAIGVLSRRGRHRGTAVGDQAAPDYRQVELERIGRRAA; encoded by the coding sequence ATGGCACTTTCCACCACGCCCGACAGCGGGCCACCATCCCGGCCGTCCCCGCCGGACACGACCAGCGGCGGACCACGGATGACCCCCCGCCTCTACGGCACGCTGCTCGTACTCTGTGGCGCGCTCTTCCTCGACGGCCTCGACGTCTCGATGGTCGGCGTGGCACTGCCCTCGATCCAGACCGACCTCGGCCTCTCCAACTCCGCCCTGCAATGGATCGTCAGCGGCTACGTGCTCGGCTACGGCGGCCTGCTGCTGCTCGGCGGCCGCGCCGCCGACCTGCTCGGCCGGCGCCGGGTGTTCCTCTGGGCGATCGGCGTCTTCGCCTTCGCGTCCCTGCTCGGCGGTCTGGTCGACGACCCGAACCTGCTGATCGGCACCCGGTTCATCAAGGGCGTCGCCGCCGCCTTCACCGCACCGGCCGGCCTGTCGATCATCACCACCACGTTCCACGAGGGGCCGGCCCGCAACCGCGCGCTGAGCTTCTACACCGCCTGCGGGGCCAGCGGCTTCTCCATGGGACTGATCCTCGGCGGACTGCTCACCGAGGCCGGCTGGCGCTGGACCTTCCTGCTGCCCGCCCCGATCGCCCTGGTGATCCTGATCGCCGGCATCAAGCTCATCCCGCGTCACCGCACCGAACGCCCGTCCGGCGCCGGCTACGACCTCGGGGGCGCGGCCACCTCCACCGCGGCGTTACTCCTGCTGGTGTACGCCGTCGTCCAGGCACCGAACGTCGGCTGGGCCTCCGCCCGTACGCTCGGCTCCTTCGCCCTGGTCGCGGCACTCATCGCCGCTTTCGTGGCGATCGAACGACGGGTCGCCCACCCGCTGGTACGCCTCGGCATCCTGCGTAACCGGACACTGGTCCGGGCCAATCTCGGCGCGCTCGCGGTGACCGGCTCCTACATCGGCTTCCAGTTCATCGGCACGCTCTACGTACAGGTGGTGCTCGGCTGGTCGCCGCTGGAGATGGCGCTCGCCTTCCTCCCCGCCGGGCTGATCGTCGCCTTCGGCGGACCCCGGACCGGCGCACTGGTCAACCGGTTCGGCACCGCCCCGGTGGTGGCCGGCGGTTTCGTCGCCTTCCTCGCCGCGTACCTGCTCTTCCTGCGGATCGGCGGGGAGGCCCGCTACTTCAGCGTGATCCTGCCCACCATGCTGCTGCTCGGTGCCGGCTTCGCCCTCGCCTTCCCGACGCTGAACATCCAGGCCACCTCCGGGGTGGCCGACGAGGAGCAGGGGCTCGCCTCCGGGCTGGTCCAGACCGCGTTCCAGATCGGCGGGGCGATCGCCCTGGCCGGGGTCACCGCGATCCTGGCCAGCGACGCCCCCGCGCTTGGGCACGTGCCGGACTCGTTCTACCCGGCGATCGGACTGGTCAGTGGGATCGCCGTGTTCGGGCTGGTGATCGCGGCGATCGGTGTCCTGAGCCGGCGGGGCCGCCACCGGGGCACCGCCGTCGGTGACCAGGCCGCCCCGGACTACCGCCAGGTGGAACTCGAGCGCATCGGCCGCCGCGCCGCCTGA
- a CDS encoding glycerate kinase gives MRVLICPDKFAGTLSAPEVVAAVIAGWHDTAPGDQMVARPLADGGPGFVEVLASAVAGRRLPVSTVDPLGRPVEGEILITDLDGAGGGPIAYVESAQACGLHLLAPDERDPKATTSYGLGLLVAAAVEAGARRVVIGLGGSATNDAGAGLLAALGAAPLDETGHALPYGGAVLAAAASLGGAPRLREVELVAATDVDNPLTGLHGASNVYGPQKGASREDVLLLDSALERFAVVLERELSTCPPELAALPGAGAAGGLGAAILALGGRCESGIKLVSDMIDLEAALDEADLVITGEGSFDHQSLRGKVVAGIAGAARDRGVPCVVLAGRVSTGRREAAAAGVTEAYSLVDHFGGEEHGGVEQAMTRPAEGLREVSARLARQWSR, from the coding sequence ATGCGGGTTCTGATCTGTCCAGACAAATTCGCCGGTACTCTCTCCGCCCCCGAGGTGGTCGCCGCGGTGATCGCGGGCTGGCACGACACCGCACCGGGGGACCAGATGGTCGCCCGACCGCTGGCCGACGGCGGTCCGGGCTTCGTCGAGGTGCTCGCCAGCGCGGTGGCCGGGCGCCGGCTGCCGGTGTCGACCGTCGATCCGCTCGGCCGCCCGGTCGAGGGCGAGATCCTTATCACTGATCTTGATGGTGCCGGTGGCGGACCCATCGCGTACGTGGAGAGCGCCCAGGCGTGCGGCCTGCACCTGCTCGCCCCCGACGAGCGCGACCCGAAGGCCACCACCTCGTACGGCCTGGGTCTGCTGGTCGCGGCGGCGGTCGAGGCGGGAGCCCGCCGGGTGGTGATCGGGCTCGGCGGCTCGGCCACCAACGACGCCGGTGCCGGCCTGCTCGCCGCCCTCGGCGCCGCACCGCTCGACGAGACCGGCCACGCCCTGCCGTACGGGGGAGCGGTGCTCGCCGCCGCCGCGTCGCTGGGCGGTGCACCCCGGCTCCGGGAGGTGGAACTGGTCGCCGCGACCGACGTCGACAACCCGTTGACCGGCCTGCACGGCGCCTCGAACGTGTACGGCCCGCAGAAGGGCGCCAGCCGGGAGGACGTGCTGTTGCTCGACTCCGCGCTGGAGCGCTTCGCGGTGGTGCTGGAGCGGGAACTGTCGACCTGCCCACCGGAGTTGGCCGCGCTGCCCGGCGCCGGTGCGGCCGGCGGCCTCGGCGCGGCGATCCTCGCTCTCGGTGGCCGGTGCGAGTCGGGAATCAAGCTGGTCAGCGACATGATCGACCTGGAGGCCGCGCTTGACGAGGCGGATCTCGTGATCACCGGCGAGGGCTCGTTCGACCACCAGTCGCTGCGCGGCAAGGTGGTCGCCGGCATCGCCGGCGCGGCCCGGGACCGGGGGGTGCCCTGCGTGGTGCTCGCCGGCCGGGTCAGCACCGGTCGGCGGGAGGCGGCGGCGGCTGGGGTGACCGAGGCGTACAGCCTGGTCGACCACTTCGGCGGTGAGGAGCACGGCGGGGTCGAGCAGGCCATGACCCGCCCCGCCGAGGGCCTGCGGGAGGTCTCCGCCCGCCTGGCCCGCCAGTGGAGCCGCTGA
- the nadA gene encoding quinolinate synthase NadA encodes MTSTWVEPSNTAAALLLLGRGTDPDSERGVDCPGELPPPSDPNLVARATAAKAKLGQRVFVLGHHYQRDEVIQFADVTGDSFKLAREAAARPDAEYILFCGVHFMAESADILTSEKQRVILPDLAAGCSMADMAALPQVETAWELLEELGVAGSTVPVTYMNSSADIKGFVGRNGGVVCTSSNAERALRWAFERGQRVLFLPDQHLGRNTAVLEMGLDADDCVLYDPHKPGGGLTAQQLREAKMILWRGHCSVHGRFTLSSVNEVRMRVPGVNVLVHPECRYEVVTAADYVGSTEYIIKMIEAAPAGSAWAVGTELNLVRRLANAHPDKQIMFLDRAVCYCSTMNRIDLPHLVWALEELVAGRIVNQITVDPDTAHHARVALDQMLALP; translated from the coding sequence GTGACTTCGACCTGGGTAGAGCCGTCAAACACCGCTGCCGCCCTGCTCCTGCTGGGTCGCGGGACCGACCCGGACAGCGAGCGTGGAGTGGACTGTCCGGGGGAGCTTCCCCCGCCGAGTGACCCCAACCTGGTGGCCCGTGCCACCGCGGCCAAGGCCAAGCTCGGCCAGCGGGTTTTCGTGCTCGGCCACCACTACCAGCGCGACGAGGTGATCCAGTTCGCCGACGTGACCGGCGACTCGTTCAAGCTGGCCCGCGAGGCCGCCGCCCGGCCGGACGCGGAGTACATCCTCTTCTGCGGCGTGCACTTCATGGCGGAGAGCGCCGACATCCTCACCAGTGAGAAGCAGCGGGTCATCCTGCCGGACCTGGCCGCCGGCTGTTCGATGGCGGACATGGCGGCGCTGCCGCAGGTCGAGACGGCATGGGAGCTGCTGGAGGAGTTGGGCGTCGCCGGTTCGACCGTGCCGGTGACGTACATGAACTCGTCGGCGGACATCAAGGGCTTCGTCGGGCGCAACGGCGGTGTGGTCTGCACCTCCTCGAACGCGGAGCGGGCGCTGCGCTGGGCGTTCGAGCGGGGCCAGCGGGTGCTCTTCCTGCCCGACCAGCACCTGGGCCGCAACACGGCGGTGCTGGAGATGGGGCTGGACGCGGACGACTGCGTGCTCTACGACCCGCACAAGCCCGGTGGTGGGCTGACCGCGCAGCAGTTGCGCGAGGCGAAGATGATCCTGTGGCGGGGGCACTGCTCCGTACACGGCCGGTTCACCCTGAGCAGCGTGAACGAGGTCCGGATGCGGGTGCCCGGGGTGAACGTGCTGGTCCACCCGGAGTGCCGCTACGAGGTGGTGACGGCGGCCGACTACGTCGGCTCGACCGAGTACATCATCAAGATGATCGAGGCCGCGCCGGCCGGCTCGGCCTGGGCGGTCGGCACCGAGCTGAATCTCGTACGCCGGCTCGCCAACGCTCACCCGGACAAGCAGATCATGTTCCTGGACCGGGCCGTGTGCTACTGCTCCACGATGAACCGGATCGACCTGCCGCACCTGGTCTGGGCCCTTGAAGAGCTGGTCGCGGGCCGGATTGTCAACCAGATCACGGTGGATCCGGACACCGCGCACCATGCTCGGGTGGCACTGGACCAGATGCTCGCACTCCCATGA